DNA sequence from the Chiroxiphia lanceolata isolate bChiLan1 chromosome 26, bChiLan1.pri, whole genome shotgun sequence genome:
TCCACCTGGGTTTGGGGCTTGGGAAGAAACTCCCACCTTCTGTCCCCCGTCTGGCACTGAGATCGTGGAGTCACGGAATGGTTCGGGGTGGAGGGGACCCTAAAAATCAcctcattccatgggcagggacaccttccacgccaggcaggcagggaagctCTTTCCCAAGGGCTACCGTGTCCCTGATGCTGGTGGTGGCCTCTGAGGATGCCactggcacctggagcagcGTTTTGGAGGGAGTCAGTGGTTTGCAGGGGCCTGGATTGGAAATGGGCATGGAAGTGGTTGGGGGGGTGAAGCCACAACCTGGCTGAAGGTCACTGGGTGTCTCCCCCTTGGACAGCCCTTCTGGGGggttcttcttcctctccacctCTTCATTCCTCCATAGACTTTGTcctgtgtttcctttcctcccccccagagaggagaagaaaggcaCCGTCGAGAACGGGGacctggagaaggagaaggtgagTGTGGTGGGACTGTGACGGGGGGAGCTCCCTGTCTGGCCGCCCTTGGGGCTTTTGGGGTatggggggcacaggagggcaCCCCAAAGCtcctgctggaggaggtgggggCTCCCCCTCGACCTGCCCGGTGGCCTCAGTGCCGTCTCCCCCCGGCCCCAGAGCAACGGGCTGCGGTTCCTGCGCTGTCCCGCGGCCATGACCGTCATGCACCTCGCCAAGTTCCTGCGCAACAAGATGGATGTTCCCAGCAAGTACAAGGTGAGGGGATCCCCGGGGGTGCCTGGGGGTGCCTGGGGGGGGGCCTGGGGTCTGCTCATTGCCCATATTTCACTGTGCCCTGGTGGGCTCGGAGGGGCCGGTGCTGCTTTGGCCTCCCCGTGTTGCAGCCCCCGCTGCAGGTGCCGTGTTCTGCTGCCCCCAGACAGCTTTGCCCTGCCAGCCTTTCCCTGGGGCTGCATCCATCCTTTCCCTGGGGCTGCATCCATCCATTCCCTGGGGTTGGATGCATCCTTTCCCCAGGGCTGCATCCATCCTTTTCCTGGGGCTGCATCCGTCCTTTCCCTGGGGCTGCACCCATCCTTTCCCTGGGGCTGCATCCATCCTTTCTCTGGGGCTGCATCCATCCTTTCCCTGGAGTTGGATCCATCCTTTCCCTGGGGCTGGATCCATCCTTTCCCCAGGGCAGGATCCATTCTTTCCCCGGGGCTGGATCCATCCTTTTCCTGGGGCTACATCCATCCTTTCCCTGGGGCTGCATCCATCCTTTCCCCAGGGCTGCATCCATCCTTTCTCTGGGGCTGCATCCATCCTTTCCCTGGGGCTGCATCCATCCTTTCCCTGGGGctgcatccatccatcctttcCCAGGGGCTGCGTCTGTCCTTTCCCTGGGGTTACATCCATCCTTTCCCTAGGATTGGACCCATCCTTTTCCTGGGCCTGCATCCATCCTTTCCCAGGGGctgcatccatccatcctttcccagggctggatccaTCCTTTCCCAGGGGATGGATCCATCCTTTCAGGCCTGTTCCATGTAACCAGGAGCCCCGGGAGCCCCCGGCTCTGTGAGAGTCACCTGGGGACAGTGACCCCCTGACCCCCTGCCCCCCCGGGGGTGGCTCTGCGGGGGTGGCAGTGCCTCTGTCCCCACCCCGGGGCCCTGACggtgtcccccgtgtcccctgggCCAGGTGGAAGTGCTGTATGAGGATGAGCCCCTGAAGGAATATTACACCCTGATGGACATTGCCTACATCTACCCCTGGAGGAGggtgagcagagctgctgccgTGGGCACACCGGTGCCATGGGGTGCCGTGGGGTGCcatggggtgctgtggggtaccatggggtgctgtggggtgccGTGGGGTGCTGTGGGTCCAGGGGGTGCCGTGGGTCCAGTGGAATactgtgggtgctgtgggataCCATGGGGTGCcatggggtgctgtggggtgctgTGGGTACCACGGGGTactgtgggtgctgtggggtaCCATGGGATGCTGTAGGGTACGatggggtgctgtggggtgctgtggggtgctgtggggtgctgTAGGGTACCATGGGTTACAGTGGGGTGCTGTAGGATGCCATGGGGTGCCATGGGGTGCTATAGGGTACCGTGGGGTGCTGTAGGGTACcatggggtgctgtggggtccCATGGGGTCTATAGGGTACCGTGGGGTGCTGTAGGGTACcatggggtgctgtggggtccCATGGGGTCTATAGGGTACCGTGGGGTGCCGTGGGGTGCTGTAGGGTACTATGGGTTACAGTGGGGTGCTACAGGGTGCCATGGGGTGCTATAGGGTACTGTCAGGTGCTGTGGGGTACTGTAGGGTACCATGGGTTATGGTGGGATGCTGTAGGGTGCTGTAGGATGCCATGGGGTGCCATGGGGTGCTATAGGGTATCGTTGGGTGCTGTGGGGTACTGTAGGGTGCCATGGGGTGCTATAGGGTACTGTCAGGTGCTGTGGGGTACTGTAGGGTACCATGGGTTATGGTGGGGTGCTGTAGGGTGCTGTAGGATGCCATAGGGTACCGTGGGGTGATATAGGGTGCTGTAAGATGCCATGGGGTGCCATGGGGTGCTATAGGGCGCTGTAGGATGCCATAGGGTGCTGTAGGGTGCTATAGGATGCcatggggtgctgtggggtgccGTGGGGTGCCATAGGGTACCATGGGGTGATATAGGGTGCTGTAAGATGCCATGGGGTGCCATGGGGTGCTATAGGGTGCTGTAGGATGCCATagggtgctgtggggtgctATAGGATGCcatggggtgctgtggggtgctgtgggatgcCGTGGGGTGCcatggggtgctgtggggtgccGTGGGATGCTGTGGGGTGCCGTGGGGTGCTATAGGGCGCTGTAGGATGCCATAGGGTGCTGTAGGGTGCTATAGGATGCcatggggtgctgtggggtgccATGGGGTGCTATAGGGTGCTGTGGGGTGCCGTGGGGTACCGTGGGCGCCCCAGGGTGCCAGCcgtgcccctctgccccccccccctccttccccgcAGAACGGCCCCTTGCCTCTGAAATACCGCGTCCAACCCGCCTGCAAGCGGCTCAAGCTGTCCCACCCTGCCCCTTCCGAGGGCACCAACACCAGCGGCGCCTCCGAGTGCGAGTCGGGCAGCGACAAAGCTCACAGCCCCGCCACGCTCCccgccacctcctcctccctgcccagccctggcaccccGTCCCACGGCTCGCCCAGCTCCGGCACCGGCGCCACCCTCAACGGCACCTCGAACTGCCACCCCCTGGCACCCACCGGCGCCCGGTGCCGCAAAACGACTGTGAACGGCAGCGCGGGCTCGGCCTTGACCTAAAACCCCGCCCAGCAGGGACTGctcccccccccaacccccggGCCCGGCTTTTCTTCTGTAGATTGTTCTATACAGAccttatataaatatatatgttgtACATAGGGAGagaacgaaaaaaaaaaaaaacaaacaaaaaagaaataattatacATACTTATTTTCTATCGACCGAgcagattaatttaaaaaaaccaaaaaacaaaaaaaaaacaaaacaaaaacgCAGAACAAGACACAGAAACGTGGGtgggtattttttaaatgttctctttttttctgtttgtttgttcgtttgcggttggttggttggtttgttggttggtttggtttttgttgggtttttttttttgtcgtCTCTCCTGTCGGTTCGGTTTGTGGACTTTGGTTTCCCCTCCTGGGAGCTGCATGCCGgagctgggagccaggcaggtgctgctgccacaATTCCCTGGTTTCTCTCTGAcgctcttccctctcctcctcatccctctTCTCCTCGCTCGTGTCCCGCCCGGAGCGAGACGGGGGCCGTGAGTGGGGACTCCTGGCTGCACAGGTAAGGGCCAAGCACAGGTAAGGGGCCAAGCACAGAAGCCAAAAACTGCCCCTCAGCCTCGCtctgctgtggggtttttgtttttttgggtttttttttctgcatttctgtgtttatttgggggtttttaggCCTACCTGGTGCCCGCAGCTGCCCCCTGGTCCAGGTGTCCCACCACCCCCAGCTTTGCCACGCGTGAGTTTGggtctttctttgctttccccgTGTTCTCTGGATGCTGTTTCAGGCTCTGGGCAGGCAAAGCCTCGCACAGACACTTCCCCTCCTCGCACAGTAAGTTCTCTCCTTCgcgttttttttttcccccggcTTAAAAATTATCTCTGCTTGCAGCTTGCTGGCACTGGGGGTTGGAGGACAACCCTTCGGGATATTTTCTCCTCCCTGGGGGTGCCAACAGCTCCGGGCACCGCCGGGAAATTTGGGGGCATCCAAATGGTTGGGGCTTTCAAACCCAGGGCGCCCATTTCCAAGCGTTTATTTTTTggtcccccccctccccaccgtccttcccaccctctccccctgccctcacattggctttttaataaaataaaatacaaaaaagcaGACTACAGTGCCTTTAGCCAGGAGGCTCCGGTGAGGGGCGAGTGTGGGAAGGTGCTGCCCTGCTTAGGGCGGGAGTGGGGCGGCCCCGAGGGAAGGGACCAACTTCccacaggcacagaaaaaaaaagcacacgAGCCCCGGGGAATGCAGCTCCCGAGGGCTCCTCTCCTGTCCTTGCTGGGGAGGGACACAAAACAATTTAGCAAGTGCCTGCAGCGCCCCGAGGGCCCCCACACGGGCACGGTGAGAACCAAAGGAAGGTGGGAACTGTAGGGAACTGTAGGTGGAATTCCCGACTCCGAGGGTCGGGAAGACACGGGATGTCGTTACTGTAGCTTTTGATTTGGAACTATTGTTTTTGGGAAGTGCTGCACCCCCAGCACGGACTCGGCTATAGCACAGCCCCAGGCGCTGGGGAGGCCCCGGGAAGGGTCCCCACGGGGCCACTTTTGTCTCTTGTCCCcaccccctgggctggggggctccaggttttgggggggggctcCGTTTGTCTCGACTTTGACACCCCTTTTCTCCTTGTAAATAGGCCAGGCTGGACTGTGGGAGGCGGCTGCCTCGGGCTGGGGTTTGTGTGGGGCTCGGGGAGGGGGtggtctggttttggttttccctcTGTGGTACAGACCCGAtggctctgtgtgtttgcatCCTGTACGGCGGTTTAATGTCCTGTAAGATATCCCAGTATCCAGGTATTGTTCTTGGTTACACATTTGTATGGATACAGCTTTGTAAATGTAATAAATGCTGCAGACTGTCCTTCCCGCCTGCacaggggcagctcctgctgcctccatcccaaatcccactggtccttccatcccaaatcccatgGGTCCCTCTGTCCCAAATCCCACAGGTCCCTCTGCCCTGCATCCTGCAGGTCCCTCTGTCCCAAATCACACAGGTTTCTTCATCCTGCATCCCACaagtccctccatcccaaattCCACaggtccctccatccccaaTCCCAAAAGTCCCTCTGTCCTGCATCCCATGcgtccctccatcccaaaccccACAGGTCTGACCATCCCAAATCACACAGGTCCCTCCATAAGAAATCCCAcaggtcc
Encoded proteins:
- the PCGF2 gene encoding polycomb group RING finger protein 2 isoform X2, which translates into the protein MHRTTRIKITELNPHLMCALCGGYFIDATTIVECLHSFCKTCIVRYLETNKYCPMCDVQVHKTRPLLSIRSDKTLQDIVYKLVPGLFKDEMKRRRDFYAAYPMAEVPNGSNEDRGEVSEQDKGNLTDDEIVSLSIEFYEGSREEKKGTVENGDLEKEKSNGLRFLRCPAAMTVMHLAKFLRNKMDVPSKYKVEVLYEDEPLKEYYTLMDIAYIYPWRRNGPLPLKYRVQPACKRLKLSHPAPSEGTNTSGASECESGSDKAHSPATLPATSSSLPSPGTPSHGSPSSGTGATLNGTSNCHPLAPTGARCRKTTVNGSAGSALT